A DNA window from Caldanaerobius fijiensis DSM 17918 contains the following coding sequences:
- the spoVG gene encoding septation regulator SpoVG — MNITDVRVRKIANEGKMKAVVSVTFDDEFVVHDIKVIEGQNGLFIAMPSRKSPDGEFRDIAHPINAEMRARLQDAIINEYNKAKDVNNQ, encoded by the coding sequence TTGAATATCACTGATGTGCGAGTCAGAAAGATAGCAAATGAAGGCAAGATGAAAGCGGTGGTTTCTGTTACTTTTGACGACGAATTTGTGGTCCATGACATAAAAGTGATAGAGGGGCAAAATGGTCTATTTATAGCCATGCCGAGCAGAAAATCACCTGATGGAGAATTTAGGGATATAGCTCATCCAATAAATGCTGAGATGAGGGCGAGATTGCAAGATGCTATTATAAATGAATACAATAAAGCAAAGGATGTGAATAACCAATAA
- the purR gene encoding pur operon repressor, with protein MKRAERIAAITKILCESPGKIHTINEFSEMLDSARSSISEDIDRIQDAFEKLHMGKIKTIPGAAGGIQYIPYIDIKYYEGFVEQLCKIFSQKERIISGNFIYTTDVIYNPQLVDKVAQILAYSFLNVQADYVVTIETKGIPIAFAVARLLKLPLAVIRQENKVTEGPVVSINYVSGSTRNIRTMYLSKRSIKANSNVIIIDDFMKAGGTAKGIVDMMKEFDSRVVGIGVFIATKYPTEKLVSDYVSVLQLNAVDERKGIIDIQSGDWVKNFKKIEDFQLK; from the coding sequence TTGAAACGGGCAGAGCGAATTGCAGCGATCACCAAGATTTTATGTGAGAGTCCTGGGAAAATACATACCATAAATGAGTTTTCCGAGATGCTGGATAGTGCCAGGTCATCCATAAGTGAGGATATAGACCGGATACAAGATGCTTTTGAAAAATTACATATGGGGAAAATAAAAACTATTCCAGGTGCAGCTGGCGGTATCCAGTATATACCATATATTGATATTAAGTATTATGAAGGATTTGTAGAGCAACTTTGCAAGATATTTTCACAAAAAGAGAGGATTATATCGGGAAATTTTATATATACTACAGATGTGATATATAATCCTCAGCTGGTGGATAAAGTTGCACAGATCCTGGCTTATTCATTTTTAAATGTGCAAGCAGATTATGTGGTCACTATCGAGACAAAAGGTATACCTATAGCTTTTGCTGTTGCCAGATTGCTTAAGTTACCCTTGGCCGTTATCAGGCAGGAAAACAAGGTGACAGAAGGACCTGTCGTAAGTATAAACTATGTGTCGGGTTCTACAAGGAACATAAGGACCATGTATTTATCAAAGAGATCGATAAAAGCCAACTCTAATGTTATTATTATCGACGATTTTATGAAAGCCGGGGGTACAGCTAAAGGTATTGTGGATATGATGAAAGAATTTGATTCCAGGGTGGTGGGAATAGGCGTCTTTATAGCCACAAAATATCCTACCGAAAAATTAGTTTCTGATTACGTCTCTGTTTTGCAGCTAAACGCTGTTGACGAAAGAAAGGGGATAATCGATATACAAAGCGGCGATTGGGTAAAAAATTTTAAAAAAATAGAGGATTTTCAGTTAAAATGA